Genomic window (Capsicum annuum cultivar UCD-10X-F1 chromosome 10, UCD10Xv1.1, whole genome shotgun sequence):
CTGCTTTGTATTGTTGCATTAGAAAGTGATATTCACGTCAGGAACTTGTCTGTGGACACGACATTCTCTGGTTGTTTCTGCCGCTTTTGAATTTGAGACATCGGAGCTCAAGAAAGAGGAACTGTTATAATGTTGTATTTGAACGCGAAATGGTTGGGACACTGACATTCTTTTGGTTGGAACATAGACATCGATGACTGTTAAGACTCTTGATATGTTAAAAACAGATTTCAGATGTATTAAAAGTGTATAGCTGTTGTTGGAATTGAGTTGTTCTTGAGACAATTTTCTTTGTAAGGTTGATCTTTTGTTTGCTTGAAGTCAAGAGTtatgagccgggggtctatcggaaacaacctctctacttcatctgaggtagtggtatggactgtgtacactttaccctctccaaGCCCCACTTTGGTGGAAATacgctgggtatgttgttgttgttgtatccatTTTCCCCGAGAGACAGATAAGATATCCAGAACAAACCATGTTTTTACCAAAAGGCTCAACACTTGTGAATCCTAGCTGAGGGAGGTATTTGAAATACGTCAGTCCGATTCAATTTGTTTGACCTACTTTCTTATTTAGTTCGTTTGAAAAAAGGATGACCTTTTTCCTATTATATCAACTCTTGAACTTTAACTTCCCGAATGATATGTTTAAGACCATCGTTCAAACTGAAAAAAGGGGAGCAATTCATAGTTGTGTGTTTTGCCGaatagttggtgatagttcagATAGGAAAAACGAACCCCTGATATTCAGGTAGTAAACTCGCAACAACGTGATACTTCAGGATTATTTTTTGCCATTATCTTATTAAAACATGATATCAGAACAGACAAAAGTTCTCAAATTCACCAAAGATTCATCTACTCTATACCATAATGCTTTCTAATTTGCAAAGCAAAGTCATAAACCTTTAGGGGTTCAACAACATATTTGGAAACACTTTCCCTTTTCATGCATCTTTTCATCCATGCAATAATCTTTGGTGTCTCAATTTCTGTATTAAATTCTCCAAATTTCTCATAAGTATAGTACCAACTGCAAATTCCTATGAGTGAAATGTCCAAGTACCCAAAATTTTCACCACCAAAATAAAGTTTATCTCCAAGTATTCCTTCTAGCATCCTTAAACTTTCTAtgtagttttcctttcttgtgtgtttttcttctccttttcccATCCATAGCTTACGCCCCGAATCAAACACCTACGTAGAATTTAAAGTCAGTGAGTTCAGAATCGGGCGCGATCTATAAGTTATGTGTATACAATTTTGATGGTTTGTTACCTATATAACATAGTTTGATATAAAAGGGAAATACTATACTTGTACCTGCTTGAAATAAAAAGTGCAACCTGGTGCACTAGAGCTCCCGCTATGAGCAGGGGTCGGGGGCAGgttccaccacaagggtgtattgtatgcaacCTTACCAGAGGCTGTTTCACACAGTTTGAGATAAAGGGAAATACTATACTTGTACCTGCCTGAAATAAAAAGTGCAGCCCGGtgtactaaagctcccgctatgcgcagggttcggggaagggtcccaccacaagggtgtattgtatgcaatcttaccttgcatttctgccagaggctgtttcacTCTGTCTGAGATAAAGGGAAATACTATACTTGTACCTGCCTGAAATAAAAagggcagctcggtgcactaaagctcccgctatgcgcagggttcgATGAAGGGTCCcgccacaagggtgtattgttcgcagccttaccttgcatttctgccagaggctgtttccaaggcttgtaAGTTGTACCTTCCCGAAATAATAATACATTTTTCCCCTTTATTATTTGGACACTTGAGGAAGGGGAGTCTTTGTGCAACGGTAAAAGTTGTCGCTGTGTAATGAAGAGGTCGTGGTTTCAAGCTGTAGAAACAACTTCTTGCAGAACTGCAAGGTAAGGCTTCTCTGAATCTGTGCATAGTGGGGGCTTAGTGCATCggattttcctatttttcttacaTTTGAAAGAAAGAACTTCTCTTATATGCATCGATTAGTATATTTCAACCTATCGTATATATAATTCTACTTTTAATGTACAATTAAATGTTAGCGATTTTTTAAGTGACACACGCTCTTCTATAGGACGTATGAACCCTTGTGATCACATAGTTCATAAGTGCAATGAGTTTAGCGATAAGAACCTTGAAGGTCGAATCCATCAAGTTTAAATCCTGGATCTACCTTTGATATCGGTATATAGAAAAACAAACTCTTGAAAGAACAATAACGTTGTTACCTTCTCCACATAGTCAGCCCAGAACAAAGCTTTATATTTCTCATAAGGATCAGTAGGAAGAAGCGTAACGTTGTCCTTCCAGACCTCATCGATATACCGGACAACATTTAGTGATTCACAAATTGGTTTTCCATTGTGAATCAAAACTGGTATTTTCTTGTAAACTGGATTCATTTCCAAAAGAACTGAACTTTTttcagccatgttttcttctttGTACTCAAACTTTACACCCTTGTCAGCTAGTGCTACCCTTACTCT
Coding sequences:
- the LOC107844887 gene encoding probable glutathione S-transferase; the encoded protein is MANTEVILLDFWPSMYGMRVRVALADKGVKFEYKEENMAEKSSVLLEMNPVYKKIPVLIHNGKPICESLNVVRYIDEVWKDNVTLLPTDPYEKYKALFWADYVEKVFDSGRKLWMGKGEEKHTRKENYIESLRMLEGILGDKLYFGGENFGYLDISLIGICSWYYTYEKFGEFNTEIETPKIIAWMKRCMKRESVSKYVVEPLKVYDFALQIRKHYGIE